In Sphingopyxis sp. 113P3, one DNA window encodes the following:
- a CDS encoding valine--tRNA ligase, with amino-acid sequence MPMEKTFDPAAIEAKWAHEWENRGLYRPARPDAEPFTIVNPPPNVTGALHIGHALDNTLQDVLIRYERLRGKDALWVVGMDHAGIATQMVVERQMEERQDKRTNYTREEFVEKVWQWKAESGGQITGQLRRLGCSMDWANERFTMDEGLNRAVAKVFVDLYRQGLIYRDKRLVNWDPKLKTAISDLEVENHEVEGRFWHFKYPLADGVTLDDGRDYIEVATTRPETMLADMAVAVHPDDKRYKSVIGKEILQPITGRRFKVVADEHADPELGSGAVKITPGHDFNDFEVGKRAGMKPGEMLNMFDGDANVIQTSDGLIPEEYLGLHRFRRDGTDGARELVVRQMKELGFLIPHVDKEGNEHDAEPRTIQTPFGDRGGVVIEPWLTDQWYVDAEKLAQAPIEAVRDGRITIVPKSWEKTFFNWMENIQPWCVSRQLWWGHRIPAWFDGEGHIFVAESEEEAQAEAGAGVKLERDPDVLDTWFSSALWPFATLGWPEDTEMLRRHYPNDVLVSGFDILFFWDARMAMQGMHFMGEVPWKTLYLHGLVRAPDGQKMSKSKGNVVDPLGLIDQYGADALRFFMAAMESQGRDIKMDDARLAGYRNFATKLWNAARFCEANGISASTSLEAPAASLPVNRWIISEVADTVAEMERAFAAYRFDDAANAVYSFAWDRFCDWYLELIKGAIDDETRATAGWVLDQILVMLHPFMPFITEELWTGLGDRENYPLITAKWPAPSAARDAEASADIDWLIKLVRELRGAKAELGLPPGARLTGHFPASLKARTERLAAQLDRLARLEAIRFDPAPAGASAQLVVEGETITIPLEGVIDIAAERERLTKALAAAVKERDSLAGRLGNASFIERAKPEAVEKARADHSAKTAEADRLTAALARLG; translated from the coding sequence ATGCCGATGGAAAAAACCTTCGATCCCGCCGCAATCGAGGCGAAATGGGCCCATGAATGGGAAAACCGCGGGCTTTATCGCCCGGCGCGCCCCGATGCCGAACCCTTCACGATCGTCAATCCGCCGCCGAATGTGACTGGCGCGCTGCACATTGGCCACGCGCTCGACAATACGCTGCAGGACGTGCTCATCCGCTACGAGCGGCTGCGCGGCAAGGATGCGCTCTGGGTGGTCGGCATGGACCATGCCGGCATCGCGACCCAGATGGTCGTCGAGCGCCAGATGGAGGAGCGGCAAGACAAGCGCACCAACTATACGCGCGAGGAATTTGTCGAGAAGGTCTGGCAGTGGAAAGCGGAAAGCGGCGGCCAGATTACCGGCCAGCTTCGCCGCCTCGGCTGCTCGATGGACTGGGCGAACGAGCGCTTCACGATGGACGAAGGGCTGAACCGCGCGGTCGCCAAGGTCTTCGTGGACCTGTACCGCCAGGGGCTGATCTACCGCGACAAGCGGCTCGTGAACTGGGACCCCAAGCTCAAGACCGCGATCTCGGACCTCGAGGTTGAAAACCACGAGGTCGAGGGCCGATTCTGGCACTTCAAATATCCGCTGGCCGACGGCGTCACGCTCGACGACGGGCGCGACTATATCGAGGTTGCGACAACGCGCCCCGAGACGATGCTCGCGGACATGGCGGTCGCGGTGCACCCCGACGATAAACGCTACAAGAGCGTGATCGGCAAGGAGATCCTCCAGCCGATCACCGGCCGGCGCTTCAAGGTGGTCGCCGACGAGCATGCCGACCCCGAACTCGGGAGCGGCGCGGTGAAGATTACGCCGGGGCATGATTTCAACGACTTCGAGGTCGGCAAGCGTGCGGGAATGAAGCCCGGCGAGATGCTCAACATGTTCGACGGTGACGCGAATGTGATCCAGACGAGCGACGGGCTCATTCCCGAGGAATATCTCGGCCTCCACCGTTTCCGCCGCGACGGCACCGATGGCGCGCGCGAACTTGTCGTCAGGCAGATGAAGGAATTGGGCTTCCTCATCCCGCACGTCGACAAGGAGGGCAATGAACATGACGCTGAACCGCGCACGATCCAGACCCCCTTTGGCGACCGCGGCGGCGTGGTGATCGAGCCCTGGCTCACCGATCAATGGTATGTCGATGCCGAAAAACTCGCGCAGGCGCCGATCGAGGCCGTGCGCGACGGGCGCATCACCATCGTGCCCAAGAGCTGGGAAAAGACCTTCTTCAACTGGATGGAGAATATCCAGCCCTGGTGCGTCTCGCGCCAGCTCTGGTGGGGACACCGGATTCCGGCGTGGTTCGATGGCGAGGGCCATATCTTCGTCGCCGAGAGCGAAGAGGAAGCGCAGGCCGAGGCCGGTGCGGGGGTGAAGCTCGAGCGCGACCCCGACGTTCTCGATACCTGGTTCTCTTCGGCGCTCTGGCCCTTTGCGACCCTTGGCTGGCCCGAGGATACCGAGATGCTCCGCCGCCATTACCCGAACGACGTACTCGTCTCGGGTTTCGACATCCTCTTCTTCTGGGATGCGCGCATGGCGATGCAGGGCATGCACTTCATGGGCGAGGTGCCGTGGAAGACGCTCTACCTCCACGGCCTCGTGCGCGCGCCCGATGGCCAGAAAATGTCGAAGTCGAAGGGCAATGTCGTCGACCCGCTCGGGCTCATCGACCAATATGGCGCCGATGCGCTGCGCTTCTTCATGGCGGCGATGGAAAGCCAGGGCCGTGACATCAAGATGGATGACGCGCGTCTGGCAGGCTATCGCAATTTTGCAACCAAGCTCTGGAATGCCGCGCGCTTTTGCGAAGCCAATGGCATTTCGGCATCGACGAGCCTCGAGGCGCCGGCGGCGAGCCTGCCGGTCAACCGCTGGATCATCAGCGAGGTTGCAGACACGGTGGCCGAGATGGAACGCGCCTTTGCCGCGTATCGCTTCGATGATGCAGCCAATGCTGTCTACAGCTTTGCCTGGGACCGGTTCTGCGACTGGTATCTGGAGCTGATCAAGGGCGCGATCGATGACGAGACGAGGGCCACTGCAGGCTGGGTCCTCGACCAGATCCTCGTCATGCTCCATCCCTTCATGCCCTTCATCACCGAAGAGCTGTGGACCGGTCTTGGCGACCGGGAAAATTATCCCCTGATTACCGCGAAATGGCCCGCGCCAAGCGCCGCGCGCGACGCCGAAGCCAGCGCCGATATCGACTGGCTCATCAAGCTGGTGCGCGAGCTGCGCGGTGCAAAGGCCGAACTTGGCCTTCCGCCGGGGGCGCGGCTGACCGGGCATTTCCCAGCCTCGCTCAAGGCCCGCACCGAGAGGCTCGCAGCGCAGCTCGACCGCCTCGCGCGCCTCGAGGCGATCCGCTTCGATCCCGCGCCGGCCGGAGCCTCGGCGCAGCTCGTCGTCGAGGGCGAGACGATCACCATCCCGCTCGAAGGCGTGATCGACATTGCCGCCGAACGCGAACGGCTGACCAAGGCGCTCGCCGCGGCGGTGAAGGAGCGCGACAGCCTCGCCGGACGCCTCGGCAATGCAAGCTTCATCGAACGGGCCAAGCCCGAAGCGGTAGAAAAGGCGCGCGCTGATCATTCAGCCAAGACGGCCGAAGCCGACCGTCTGACCGCCGCGCTGGCGCGGCTGGGGTGA
- a CDS encoding S9 family peptidase: protein MRNHLLPSAIALAAALCATPSLARPMTEVDLATLKRVAAPTASPDGRWVAFQMTETEEGSYKRSTGLWLVDRKAKAAKPVRLADVPGKNETSPAFHPDGTLFFISDASGSSQVWRIDPAAPTAEATQVTNEKADVAGFKLSPDGTRLLAWGDIAKECTSFGCDAKDKGALVGPGSGRLYKDGAGFVRHWDQWETPGTYSRPFVFDLVDGKATAARAIDGGLVGDTPSKPFGGGEELAWGTDSRTVYFTLRKADRDEPRSTNLDIYQAKVDARIAPINLTEANQATDTLPAPSPDGKWLAYAAMERPGYEADRQVLMLRDLANGETRKLTDAWDRSVASIAWAPDGKALYVTAQDVLDHPVFRVDVASGKVERLKASNETHDGNISDVTPLAGGDLLYTRNTALLPTDVYVRDARGKVAQITAVNAESLAAFDPVKIERMEFSGANGDKVWGMILKPQDAAAKLPVAFIVHGGPQSSFGNSWSTRWNPRLFAQQGYGVVTVDFHGSTGYGQAFTDSINKDWGGKPLEDLKLGLAAAGKQDAQLDIANACALGASYGGYMMNWIAGQWTDGFKCLVQHDGVFDARAMAYETEELWFDEWEHGGAYFEVPEEFEKWNPVNHVAKWKTPMLVITSEKDFRIPYTQGIAAFTALQRRGIPSQLLVFPDENHWVLKGANSVQWHQTVFNWLGSYLKK from the coding sequence ATGCGAAACCATCTCCTCCCTAGCGCGATCGCGCTCGCCGCCGCCCTGTGCGCCACGCCCTCCCTCGCCCGGCCGATGACCGAGGTCGATCTTGCGACGCTGAAGCGCGTCGCAGCACCCACCGCCTCCCCCGATGGCCGCTGGGTTGCCTTCCAGATGACCGAAACCGAAGAGGGCAGCTACAAGCGCTCGACGGGCCTCTGGCTTGTCGACCGTAAGGCAAAGGCCGCAAAGCCCGTCCGCCTCGCCGACGTGCCGGGGAAAAATGAAACCTCGCCCGCCTTCCACCCGGATGGCACGCTCTTCTTCATCTCCGACGCGTCGGGCAGCAGTCAGGTGTGGCGCATCGATCCTGCCGCCCCGACAGCCGAGGCAACGCAGGTCACGAACGAGAAGGCCGATGTCGCGGGTTTCAAGCTGTCGCCGGACGGAACCCGCCTCCTCGCCTGGGGCGATATCGCCAAGGAATGCACGAGCTTTGGCTGCGATGCCAAGGACAAGGGCGCGCTCGTCGGCCCCGGCAGCGGCCGCCTCTACAAGGACGGCGCGGGTTTCGTGCGCCATTGGGACCAGTGGGAAACGCCGGGCACCTACAGCCGCCCCTTTGTCTTCGATCTCGTCGACGGCAAGGCGACCGCCGCTCGCGCAATCGACGGCGGCCTGGTCGGCGATACCCCCTCCAAGCCCTTTGGCGGCGGCGAGGAACTTGCCTGGGGAACCGACAGCCGGACTGTCTATTTCACCCTGCGCAAGGCCGACCGCGACGAACCGCGCTCGACCAATCTCGACATTTATCAGGCGAAGGTCGACGCGCGTATCGCCCCGATCAATCTTACCGAAGCCAATCAGGCGACCGACACGCTTCCAGCACCCTCGCCCGACGGCAAGTGGCTCGCCTATGCGGCGATGGAGCGCCCTGGCTATGAAGCCGACCGGCAGGTGTTGATGCTGCGCGATCTTGCAAATGGCGAGACGCGCAAGCTCACCGATGCATGGGATCGCTCGGTCGCCTCGATTGCCTGGGCGCCGGACGGCAAGGCGCTTTACGTCACCGCGCAAGACGTGCTCGATCACCCCGTCTTCCGCGTCGACGTTGCGAGCGGCAAGGTCGAGCGGCTGAAGGCTTCAAACGAGACCCATGATGGCAATATCAGCGATGTGACCCCGCTCGCGGGGGGCGACCTTCTTTACACGCGCAACACCGCGCTGCTGCCGACCGACGTCTATGTCCGCGACGCCAGGGGCAAGGTCGCGCAGATCACTGCCGTCAATGCCGAGAGCCTCGCAGCCTTCGACCCGGTCAAGATCGAGCGCATGGAGTTCTCAGGCGCGAATGGCGACAAGGTCTGGGGCATGATCCTCAAGCCCCAAGACGCCGCCGCGAAGCTGCCCGTTGCCTTCATCGTCCACGGCGGCCCGCAGTCGAGTTTCGGCAACAGCTGGTCGACGCGCTGGAATCCGCGCCTCTTCGCCCAGCAAGGCTACGGCGTCGTCACCGTCGATTTTCACGGATCGACAGGATACGGCCAGGCCTTCACCGACAGCATCAACAAGGATTGGGGCGGCAAGCCGCTCGAGGATTTGAAGCTCGGCCTCGCTGCGGCCGGCAAGCAGGATGCGCAGCTCGACATCGCCAACGCCTGCGCGCTCGGGGCCTCCTACGGCGGCTATATGATGAACTGGATCGCAGGCCAGTGGACCGATGGCTTCAAATGTCTCGTCCAGCACGACGGCGTCTTCGATGCGCGCGCCATGGCCTATGAGACCGAAGAGCTGTGGTTCGACGAATGGGAGCATGGCGGCGCCTATTTCGAGGTTCCCGAAGAGTTCGAAAAATGGAACCCGGTAAACCACGTCGCCAAGTGGAAAACGCCGATGCTGGTCATCACCAGCGAGAAGGATTTCCGCATTCCCTATACGCAAGGCATCGCCGCCTTCACCGCGCTCCAGCGCCGCGGCATTCCCTCGCAGCTGCTCGTCTTCCCCGACGAAAATCACTGGGTGCTGAAGGGCGCGAACAGCGTTCAGTGGCACCAGACTGTGTTTAACTGGCTGGGAAGCTATTTGAAGAAGTAG
- a CDS encoding LysR family transcriptional regulator: MNGNMLRRAMVFHAVGVAGGISAAGERLGKSPPAVHADLRRFEREVGAALTERVGRSIRLTHKGRTMFDAIGRALGDIDRACASASDPAEAPPPLRLGAVTGFGRYRLVPALLPRLASTQSLLLRTDRHDALIGALTQGEIDLAVTYRPVVAATFEARIVASEELVLVGADGADPVAAVQDGSFRFVTYDEYEYVFARWFAEALGGQPPNLPRHDHFDELEEALASVAAGRGATIAPADACAAFGLAPCGPPCSNAIYLVGTVRALATEEAELVRQSLAADRAIITRL; this comes from the coding sequence ATGAACGGAAACATGCTTCGCCGGGCGATGGTCTTCCACGCGGTGGGAGTTGCCGGCGGCATCTCGGCGGCAGGCGAGCGGCTCGGCAAATCGCCGCCCGCCGTCCACGCAGACCTGCGCCGGTTCGAGCGCGAGGTCGGGGCCGCGCTCACGGAGCGCGTCGGCCGCTCTATCCGGCTTACGCACAAGGGCCGGACCATGTTCGATGCGATCGGCCGCGCGCTCGGCGATATCGATCGCGCGTGCGCCAGCGCGAGCGACCCGGCCGAGGCGCCGCCGCCGCTCCGGCTCGGCGCGGTAACGGGATTTGGACGGTATCGGCTCGTGCCCGCCCTGCTGCCGCGGCTCGCATCAACGCAGTCGCTGCTCCTGCGCACCGATCGTCACGATGCGCTGATCGGCGCGCTCACCCAAGGCGAGATCGATCTGGCTGTCACCTATCGCCCCGTCGTCGCCGCAACCTTCGAGGCAAGGATTGTCGCCAGCGAAGAACTTGTCCTCGTGGGCGCTGACGGCGCCGACCCTGTGGCCGCGGTGCAAGACGGGTCCTTTCGCTTTGTCACCTACGACGAATATGAATATGTCTTCGCCCGATGGTTCGCCGAGGCGCTCGGCGGACAACCGCCGAACCTTCCCCGCCACGATCATTTCGACGAACTGGAGGAGGCGCTTGCCAGCGTGGCAGCGGGACGGGGCGCAACGATTGCACCTGCCGACGCCTGCGCGGCCTTCGGTCTTGCACCCTGCGGCCCGCCCTGTTCCAACGCGATCTATCTTGTCGGCACGGTCCGCGCACTTGCGACGGAAGAGGCGGAGCTGGTTCGGCAAAGCTTGGCGGCAGACCGCGCCATTATCACTCGCCTGTGA
- a CDS encoding Xaa-Pro dipeptidase: MRHLQRVHLTAALAVALAAAAPAWAATLYVETGRLIDGVSGEVQSGQCITIADERIAAVGPCGAAPRGATRIDWSDYTVLPGLIDLHTHLADLGQSADLAAPMNASPAETALVGARNARVTLEAGFTSVRDVGTYRGLTDVALRNAIDRGDVPGPRMWVAGAYITTPKGGGELNGVVPNEELPPDMRLGVADTPAEAASKTAFLLDHGADFIKTIATGAVLAIGTEPGAPELTEEELRAVVKVAHARGKRVTAHAHGAEGIKNAIRAGVDSIEHASLADEEALLMAKAHGTWLVMDIYNGTYIDEEGTREGWPEEYLRKNRETTETQRAAFRRAVEIGVKIGYGTDAGVYPHGLNARQFANMVKYGMSPMEAIEAATARAAEEMGRSDVGAILPGRYADLVAVEADPLADITVLEKIDHVMKGGAIVR, translated from the coding sequence GTGCGACACCTTCAGCGCGTCCATCTGACCGCCGCGCTCGCGGTCGCCCTCGCCGCGGCCGCCCCCGCTTGGGCAGCAACGCTTTATGTCGAGACAGGACGACTCATCGACGGCGTGTCGGGCGAGGTGCAGAGCGGCCAGTGCATCACCATCGCAGACGAACGCATTGCTGCGGTGGGACCCTGCGGAGCGGCGCCTCGAGGAGCGACGCGGATCGACTGGTCGGATTATACCGTGCTGCCCGGCCTCATTGACCTTCACACGCACCTCGCCGATCTTGGCCAGAGCGCCGACCTTGCCGCGCCGATGAACGCCTCGCCCGCCGAGACCGCATTGGTCGGCGCGCGCAACGCCCGCGTGACGCTCGAGGCGGGGTTCACGAGCGTTCGCGACGTCGGAACCTATCGCGGGCTCACCGATGTCGCGCTGCGCAATGCGATCGATCGCGGCGACGTGCCGGGTCCGCGCATGTGGGTCGCAGGGGCCTATATCACCACGCCCAAAGGCGGCGGCGAATTGAACGGCGTCGTCCCGAACGAGGAGCTGCCCCCCGACATGCGCCTCGGCGTTGCGGACACCCCTGCAGAAGCGGCGTCCAAAACCGCCTTTCTCCTCGACCACGGCGCCGACTTCATCAAGACGATCGCGACCGGCGCGGTGCTCGCGATCGGGACCGAGCCCGGCGCGCCCGAACTCACCGAGGAAGAGCTTCGCGCAGTGGTGAAGGTCGCGCACGCACGCGGCAAGCGCGTCACCGCGCATGCGCATGGCGCCGAGGGGATCAAGAATGCGATCCGCGCCGGGGTCGACAGCATTGAACATGCCAGTCTCGCCGATGAAGAAGCGCTCCTGATGGCAAAGGCGCACGGCACCTGGCTCGTCATGGACATATACAACGGCACCTATATCGATGAGGAGGGCACGCGCGAGGGCTGGCCCGAGGAATATCTGCGCAAGAACCGTGAGACCACCGAGACCCAGCGCGCCGCCTTTCGCCGCGCGGTCGAGATCGGGGTCAAGATTGGCTACGGCACCGACGCCGGCGTCTATCCGCACGGGCTCAACGCCCGGCAGTTCGCCAACATGGTCAAATATGGGATGAGCCCGATGGAGGCGATCGAGGCGGCAACCGCCCGAGCCGCCGAGGAAATGGGCCGCAGCGACGTGGGAGCGATTCTGCCCGGGCGCTATGCGGATTTGGTGGCGGTCGAGGCCGATCCGCTCGCCGACATCACCGTCCTTGAAAAGATCGACCATGTGATGAAGGGCGGCGCGATCGTTCGCTGA
- the ypfJ gene encoding KPN_02809 family neutral zinc metallopeptidase, which yields MRLDDYDPGDDIRDLGRGGGGFGGGGGGMGGLLFGLLPMLLGRKMGCGTIILLGVLAFVFLGPGANMLSTGGGTADPMADSRSGANVACDTEAERFACNVFGSTHQVWGSVINGYRKPTLNFFTDQNQSGCGAAQAAMGPFYCPADQGVYLDTAFFNELAQRFGAAGDAAQAYVVAHEVGHHIQTITGISDQVRQRQQRASQAEGNALQVRMELQADCYAGVWAARARTRDGQSVMEAGDMEEAMTAANAIGDDTLMRSAGQRPVPESFTHGTSAQRMTWLRRGLQTGDPRQCDTFSASI from the coding sequence ATGCGCCTCGACGATTATGATCCCGGCGACGACATCCGCGACCTCGGCCGCGGCGGCGGCGGGTTCGGTGGCGGCGGCGGCGGCATGGGCGGCCTTCTCTTCGGGCTGCTCCCGATGCTGCTTGGGCGCAAGATGGGCTGCGGGACCATCATCCTCCTCGGCGTCCTCGCCTTTGTCTTCTTGGGACCCGGCGCGAACATGCTCAGCACCGGCGGCGGCACGGCCGATCCGATGGCCGACAGCCGCAGCGGCGCCAATGTCGCCTGCGACACCGAGGCGGAAAGATTCGCGTGCAATGTCTTCGGTTCGACGCATCAGGTTTGGGGCAGCGTCATCAACGGCTACAGAAAGCCGACGCTCAATTTCTTCACCGATCAGAACCAGTCGGGCTGCGGAGCCGCGCAGGCTGCAATGGGCCCATTCTATTGCCCCGCCGATCAGGGCGTCTATCTCGACACCGCCTTCTTCAATGAGCTCGCACAGCGCTTCGGTGCCGCCGGCGATGCCGCGCAGGCTTACGTCGTCGCGCATGAGGTCGGCCATCATATCCAGACGATCACCGGCATTTCAGACCAGGTCCGCCAGCGCCAGCAGCGCGCCTCGCAGGCCGAGGGCAACGCGCTCCAGGTCCGTATGGAGCTTCAGGCCGACTGCTACGCCGGCGTGTGGGCCGCGCGCGCGCGCACGCGCGATGGCCAGAGCGTCATGGAAGCGGGCGACATGGAGGAGGCCATGACGGCCGCCAATGCGATCGGCGACGACACGCTGATGCGCTCGGCGGGCCAGAGGCCGGTGCCCGAAAGCTTCACCCACGGGACGAGCGCGCAGCGCATGACCTGGCTGCGCCGCGGCCTGCAAACGGGGGATCCGCGCCAGTGCGACACCTTCAGCGCGTCCATCTGA
- a CDS encoding 3-hydroxybutyrate dehydrogenase, whose product MHLKGKTALVTGSTSGIGLGIAKALAAHGANIIINGFGDADAIEAERKALEGLNGAKAAYDGADLTKPAAIEAMFARAEADMGGVDILVNNAGTQFVSPIEDFPAEKWDLILALNLSSAFHAIRLAVPGMRKKKWGRIIGTASAHSLVASPFKSAYVAAKHGLAGLTKTVALEVADAGITVNCISPGYVWTPLVENQIPDTMRARGLTREQVINDVLLAGQPTKQFVTVEQVAALAAFLTRDEAANITGANLSVDGGWTAA is encoded by the coding sequence GTGCATCTTAAAGGCAAGACCGCTCTCGTGACCGGATCGACCTCGGGCATCGGGCTCGGCATCGCGAAGGCGCTCGCCGCGCACGGCGCCAACATCATCATCAACGGTTTTGGCGATGCCGATGCCATCGAGGCCGAGCGCAAGGCGCTCGAGGGGCTGAACGGCGCCAAGGCCGCCTATGACGGCGCTGATCTCACAAAGCCCGCGGCGATCGAGGCGATGTTTGCGCGCGCCGAGGCGGACATGGGCGGGGTCGATATTCTGGTGAATAATGCCGGCACGCAGTTCGTGTCGCCGATCGAGGATTTCCCGGCCGAGAAATGGGACCTCATTCTTGCGCTCAACCTCTCGTCGGCGTTCCACGCGATCCGCCTTGCCGTGCCGGGGATGCGAAAGAAGAAATGGGGGCGGATCATCGGGACCGCCTCGGCGCATTCGCTGGTCGCCTCACCTTTCAAATCGGCCTATGTCGCCGCAAAGCATGGACTTGCCGGGCTCACCAAGACGGTGGCGCTCGAGGTCGCAGACGCGGGGATCACGGTCAATTGCATCAGCCCCGGCTATGTCTGGACCCCGCTCGTTGAAAATCAGATCCCCGATACGATGAGGGCGCGCGGGCTGACGCGCGAGCAGGTGATCAACGACGTGCTGCTCGCGGGCCAGCCCACCAAGCAGTTCGTGACCGTCGAGCAGGTCGCAGCGCTCGCGGCCTTCCTCACCCGCGACGAGGCCGCCAATATTACCGGCGCCAACCTCAGCGTCGATGGCGGCTGGACCGCCGCCTGA